A single genomic interval of Antechinus flavipes isolate AdamAnt ecotype Samford, QLD, Australia chromosome 1, AdamAnt_v2, whole genome shotgun sequence harbors:
- the LOC127556862 gene encoding olfactory receptor 13J1-like, producing METVNATVINEFFLKGFSIYPRLESLLFVLCLVMYLITLVGNGIIIAISILDSHLHTPMYFFLSNLSFLDICYTSTFIPLMLVNFLSKRKTISFIGCAVQMCLSLATGSTECILLAMMAYDRYVAICHPLRYPIIMNKRVCLGMAAFSWTLSFLKSIMETVIAMQMPFCGHNVVSHFTCEILAILKLICVDTSLNEIIMLVGSIILLPIPVMLIFISYIFILSTILRMNSTEGRHKAISTCSAHLTVVIIFYGTIIFMYMKPKSKEAQISDELFTVLYAVVTPMLNPIIYSLRNKEVKEAVKKILKKNVFNISAF from the coding sequence ATGGAAACAGTCAATGCCACTgttatcaatgaattctttctgaAAGGATTTTCCATCTACCCCAGATTAGAGAGTCTCCTGTTTGTGCTGTGCCTGGTAATGTACCTGATCACTCTGGTGGGGAACGGAATTATCATTGCCATCAGCATACTGGATTCTCACCTCCATACCCCCATGTATTTCTTCCTCAGCAACCTATCCTTCCTGGACATTTGTTACACATCAACCTTTATCCCTTTAATGCTGGTGAATTTCCtatctaaaagaaaaacaatttctttcaTTGGCTGCGCTGTGCAGATGTGCCTTTCTCTTGCCACAGGATCGACAGAATGTATTCTCCTAGCCATGATGGCATATGACCGCTACGTTGCAATATGCCATCCTTTGAGGTATCCTATCATCATGAACAAGAGAGTGTGCCTTGGGATGGCTGCTTTCTCCTGGACCCtatcttttctgaaatccattATGGAGACTGTAATTGCAATGCAGATGCCTTTTTGTGGACACAATGTGGTCAGCCATTTCACATGTGAAATCTTGGCCATCTTGAAGCTCATATGTGTTGATACCAGCCTCAATGAAATTATCATGTTGGTGGGCAGTATAATTCTCCTACCTATTCCAGTGATGTTGATTTTTATATCCTATATTTTTATCCTCTCCACCATTCTGAGGATGAATTCAACAGAAGGGAGACACAAAGCCATTTCCACCTGCTCAGCCCACTTAACTGTGGTGATTATATTCTATGGGACAATTATTTTCATGTACATGAAACCCAAGAGCAAAGAAGCTCAGATTTCAGATGAATTATTCACTGTTTTGTATGCTGTGGTGACTCCTATGCTGAATCCTATCATCTACAGTTTGAGGAACAAAGAGGTGAAAGAGGCTGTcaagaaaatactgaagaaaa